Within Acinetobacter sp. LoGeW2-3, the genomic segment GGAATTACATGAGCGTCTTGAAGCCAAGCCGGTGGCCAAAGAAGAAAATCCGGTGCATGCCGTATTCTGGATGGTGATTGTTCAGATCGTGATTCTGGATGCCGTGTTCTCACTCGACAGTGTGATTACTGCTGTGGGTATGGTGAAAGACCTGTCTGTGATGATGATTGCGGTGGTGATCGCTGTCGGCATCATGCTCTGGGCTTCCAAAGCCTTGATGGATTTCGTCAATCGTCATCCAACGGTGGTGATCTTGTGTCTTGGCTTCCTGATGATGATCGGTTTCTCGCTGGTGGTTGAAGGCTTTGGTTTCCATATTCCGAAAGGTTACCTGTACGCAGCAATTGGTTTCTCGGTTGTGGTCGAGTTTATTAACCAGACCATGCGCCGGAATCAGGAAAAACTGGTCACTACAACGGATCTACGTTACCGCACCGCTTCAGCCGTGATGCGTATGCTCGGTGGTAAACCTGCTCAGGACAATGATGCTTCTGAACCGGAAGATGTATTGGCAACCCGTGCTTTTGCTGATGAAGTCTTTGATGATGACGAAAGTGGGGTCTATCACAGTGTGATGGTGCAGGGCGTCCTTGGTCTGTCAGAGCGTCCAGTAAAATCGGTAATGACACCGCGTCCTGAACTGGAATGGATCGATTTGGATGAAGATGAAGCCACCATCAAGGCTAATCTATTGCAGATGAGCCATTCACGTCTAATCGTGGCACGTGGTGAGCTGGATAATATTGCTGGTATCGTACTGACCCATAAAGTCCTGAATGAATATATCGAAACGGGCGTGCTGGATTTTGAAAAGCACTTACGTGAACCCGTGATTGTGCATGAAAATGCTCAAGTGTTGATGGTGATGGATCAGCTGCGTCAGGCACCGCTACAAATGGCGATTGTCTTGAACGAATATGGTTCGATTGAAGGCATTGCGACACCGATTGATGTACTAGAAGCGATTGCGGGTGAATTCCCGGATGAAGATGACATGGACACCGCAGCAGAAAGCTTGGATGACGGCAGCCTGTTGCTGGAAGGTTCAACCGATATCCGCCATGTATCTTTGCTGATTGGTCGTGACCTGGTCGATGAGTCAGAAGAATACTCGACACTGTCAGGCTATATTCTGTTTCATACTGGTCGCTTACCTGAAAATGGCGAGAAGTTTGAAGCCGATGGTCATATCTTTGAAGTGGTCACCATGGACGGTCATAAGATCGAAAAAGTTCATATCATTCCAAAAGAGCAAACCAAGAATTGAGTTCTGTCTCAGGCGTGAACTGAATTTTGCTAAAATAGCCCGCATTGTCGGGCTATTTTTTTGGAAATTATCTTTGGAACTTAACATGTCAGAAGCATGTCCCTGTGGACTGGGAACTTATGAGAGCTGTTGTCAGCCGCTACATCAAGGCAAGCAGATTGCGCAGACGGCTGAACAGCTAATGCGCTCACGCTATAGTGCTTTTGCCAAACAGCAAATTGACTATATCCAGCAGACTACGGCATTGGGTCAGCAAAAGTTTTTAGATATGCCTGCGATTGCGGAGTGGAGCAAGGCCAATCAGTGGCTGAAGCTGGAAATCGTACAGGCCAATGAAAAACTGGATAAGTGTCATGCACTGGTTGAGTTTAAGGCACATTTTCATGATGGTGAACAGGCGCAGATTCATCATGAAGCGTCGCATTTCGTCAAAGTAGACGGTGTCTGGTATTTTCTAGATCCGACCACAGATCAACAGCTTACGATGAAGCAACCCTGTATTTGCGGTTCAGGGAAAAAATTTAAGCAATGTTGTGCGCAATTTTTATAACTTTCACATAGATTTGCCTTAGAATAGCCGCCATCTCAAAGCCTCAGGTGGAAGCAGGGCGATGTTGTTGACCGTAATCTATATTATTGCCATTACCGCAGAAGCGATGACCGGTGCCTTGTCTGCCGGACGGCGCAGCATGGACTGGTTTGGGGTCGTGATCATTGCCTGTGTTACAGCACTGGGTGGCGGCTCGGTTCGTGATGTGCTGCTCGGGCATTATCCACTGACCTGGGTCAAGCATCCTGAATATCTGGTACTGACCTGTTGCGCGGCTTTTGTCACCATTCTGATTGCCAAATGGATGCGTCACTTACGCAACATCTTCCTGGTGCTGGATGCCTTGGGCCTGATTGGTTTTACCATCATCGGTTGCCAGATTGCGCTAGAAATGGGACATGGCTTTGTGGTCAGCGCCGTCGCTGGTGTCTTGACCGGGGTTTCTGGCGGTATTCTGCGTGACATTCTCTGTAATGATGTGCCGCTGGTATTCCGTCGTGAACTGTATGCCAGTATTTCTTTTGTTGCAGTCATCTTCTACTGGGTATGTAACCAGGCAGGTCTGTCGCTTGAAGTGACCATCATTTCGACCCTGATCTTTGGCTTTACCTTACGTTTGATTGCCATTTATTTTGGTCTGGAAATGCCGAAATTTATCTATAAAGATGATGATGAGCAATCAGCATCGTCTAAGGATGCCTCATAAAACATGATTTTCAGATGAGCGAGGCAAAACAGCCTCGCTTCTGCATTCAATCGTAGTATAAAAATAGGATAACCCTTCTGCTTTCCATGCAGTTTCTCCCGAATCACCTATTAGAGATTTACTTATGGACCTCGTTTCCCGAATTCAGCGCTTACCTATAGGCAGGTTTCACTACATGCTGTTGGTGGTGATTGGTTTAGGCTGGATGTTCGATGCCATGGACACCGGACTGATTTCTTTCATTCTGGCCAAAATGGCAGAAGACTGGCAGATGACCCCGGATCAGAAAAGCTGGGTGGTGTCGATTGGCTTTATTGGGATGGCAATCGGGGCAATCTGTTCCGGTGGTCTGGCAGACCGTTTTGGCCGCAAGACCGTATTTGCTTTCACGCTGGTGATCTACAGTCTGGCAACTGCAGCTTGTGCTTTTGCTCCGAATCTGACCTGGTTATTGGTGTTCCGTTTTATTGTTGGATTGGGACTTGGTGGACAGTTACCGGTTGCTGTGACTTTGGTCAGTGAATATATTCCGGCGCGGGTGCGTGGTCGCTTTATTGTCTTGCTAGAAAGTTTCTGGGGATTGGGCTGGCTCTGTGCGGCATTAATCTCTTATTTTGTGATTCCGAAATTTGACTGGCATACTGCCTTTTTAGTCGGTGGTATTCCTGCACTGTATGCCATTGTGATCTGGAAAATGGTGCCGGAATCGATTCCGTTCCTGATTAACCGCGGTCGTGTAGATGAAGCACATGCTTTGGTAAAAAGTATCGAAGCCAAGTGTGGGGTAGAAGTACTGGAAATCTTTCAGGTTAGACCTGTGGCGGAGAAACAGACCATCTCCTTTGGTCAGCTTTGGTCAGGCATATTTGCCCGCCGTACCTTGATGTTATGGTTGATCTGGTTCGGCATCATCTTCTCTTACTATGGCATCTTCACTTGGTTACCAAGTCTGCTGGTGAAAGAAGGCTATACCATCGTGCAGTCTTTTGAATATGTACTGATTATGATTCTGGCGCAATTGCCAGGCTATCTGGTCGCAGCATGGCTGGTAGAGAAACTCGGACGTAAAGCCACATTGGCTGGCTTTATCGGCATGTGTGCGGTATCCGCCTACTTCTTTGGTCAGTCTAGCAGTGTCACTGAAATCATGATCTGGGGCTGTCTGATGTCCTTCTTTAATCTCGGCGCTTGGGGCGTTCTTTATACCTATACCCCAGAACAATATCCAACCAATATCCGTGCGTTTGGTTCGGGTTGGGCAGGGGCAATTGGTCGCATTGGTGGTATTGTCGCGCCGTTTGCCGTGACCCATTTAATGGTGATGCCAAGCGGTTTCAGCTATGTCTTTACCATGTTTACTGCGGTGCTGATTGCGGTTGCTGTAGTGATCTTAGTATTGGGTGAAGAAACCAAAGGTCGGACCTTAGAATCCTTGAGTCAATAAACCTGATGATTTTTTAGTTGCTTAGGGCGTTTAAAGTGGATATTTTTACGCCATAAGACACGATTTGTCGCACTGTGTACTTTACTGCCCTTGTGCAGTCAGGCAGTGCGACTTAGCATAAGAAACATTGATACAAAAACGACATTTTTAGGATTATAGGTTGTTATGACAAGCCTTGCGCATCATGCGACAGAAAACCGTTCCGTAGCAGAATTTACCGAACAGGCCTACCTCAACTACGCCATGTACGTAATCATGGATCGTGCACTGCCACACATCAGTGACGGTCTGAAACCCGTACAACGCCGTATTGTTTATGCCATGAGTGAACTTGGTCTCAAGTGGACCAGCAAGCCGAAGAAATCTGCACGTACTGTAGGTGATGTGCTGGGTAAATACCATCCACATGGTGACTCAGCCTGTTATGAGGCTATGGTG encodes:
- a CDS encoding TerC family protein, with product MIFEWMSDPSAWIGLLTLIVLEIVLGIDNLVFIAILAEKLPPEQRNTARILGLSLALVMRLILLASIAWVVTLTEPFFYIFDHPFSGRDLILLFGGVFLLFKGTMELHERLEAKPVAKEENPVHAVFWMVIVQIVILDAVFSLDSVITAVGMVKDLSVMMIAVVIAVGIMLWASKALMDFVNRHPTVVILCLGFLMMIGFSLVVEGFGFHIPKGYLYAAIGFSVVVEFINQTMRRNQEKLVTTTDLRYRTASAVMRMLGGKPAQDNDASEPEDVLATRAFADEVFDDDESGVYHSVMVQGVLGLSERPVKSVMTPRPELEWIDLDEDEATIKANLLQMSHSRLIVARGELDNIAGIVLTHKVLNEYIETGVLDFEKHLREPVIVHENAQVLMVMDQLRQAPLQMAIVLNEYGSIEGIATPIDVLEAIAGEFPDEDDMDTAAESLDDGSLLLEGSTDIRHVSLLIGRDLVDESEEYSTLSGYILFHTGRLPENGEKFEADGHIFEVVTMDGHKIEKVHIIPKEQTKN
- a CDS encoding trimeric intracellular cation channel family protein is translated as MLLTVIYIIAITAEAMTGALSAGRRSMDWFGVVIIACVTALGGGSVRDVLLGHYPLTWVKHPEYLVLTCCAAFVTILIAKWMRHLRNIFLVLDALGLIGFTIIGCQIALEMGHGFVVSAVAGVLTGVSGGILRDILCNDVPLVFRRELYASISFVAVIFYWVCNQAGLSLEVTIISTLIFGFTLRLIAIYFGLEMPKFIYKDDDEQSASSKDAS
- a CDS encoding YchJ family protein, with translation MSEACPCGLGTYESCCQPLHQGKQIAQTAEQLMRSRYSAFAKQQIDYIQQTTALGQQKFLDMPAIAEWSKANQWLKLEIVQANEKLDKCHALVEFKAHFHDGEQAQIHHEASHFVKVDGVWYFLDPTTDQQLTMKQPCICGSGKKFKQCCAQFL
- a CDS encoding MFS transporter, translating into MDLVSRIQRLPIGRFHYMLLVVIGLGWMFDAMDTGLISFILAKMAEDWQMTPDQKSWVVSIGFIGMAIGAICSGGLADRFGRKTVFAFTLVIYSLATAACAFAPNLTWLLVFRFIVGLGLGGQLPVAVTLVSEYIPARVRGRFIVLLESFWGLGWLCAALISYFVIPKFDWHTAFLVGGIPALYAIVIWKMVPESIPFLINRGRVDEAHALVKSIEAKCGVEVLEIFQVRPVAEKQTISFGQLWSGIFARRTLMLWLIWFGIIFSYYGIFTWLPSLLVKEGYTIVQSFEYVLIMILAQLPGYLVAAWLVEKLGRKATLAGFIGMCAVSAYFFGQSSSVTEIMIWGCLMSFFNLGAWGVLYTYTPEQYPTNIRAFGSGWAGAIGRIGGIVAPFAVTHLMVMPSGFSYVFTMFTAVLIAVAVVILVLGEETKGRTLESLSQ